The Henckelia pumila isolate YLH828 chromosome 2, ASM3356847v2, whole genome shotgun sequence genome includes a window with the following:
- the LOC140883956 gene encoding protein JASON: MVWSWFSSEKQRRESVAGAVAAVRFLQRAVVTTMGCFFGCFGVKDSQPRFVAPPEPLVSRNKKSLSSLLVSDDDSLGKEEGGLDSQNEEVDFLELKEQAKYLKACGTIAETPIEIRKASERWVDISSQNDEQKYLNFNSWLPNASIEKLNLGKPPVDSPQPVKICEEGITESVEDTPTSCLTDGLTRRQSTCSDLQNVLTSNDEQHNDSEASLVSPGALAPSAQLKNKSVRFECESDRSPYSSKGSTSESASQHSKGSGSAGYFSLSKPSINPTPLKLMDEMQTPGTVFPGYLDNLAHGKTTRVRSQFVYPVSNPVESLCQWEEYKDERSDSNYLIGSHNLNGEATPVSVSMLDMSMKDVTVEKEMNDEASLGSCSKPPSSKQDDNKTLSGSLSGENVFCRKASGDRPILGMVASHWNDDETSRISPKWWDGNGIPNSTNKYKEDQKVSWHATPFEERLEKALSEETFISRKPISGTPVPDFSDTEESDTALSHLQSSTHFNSVVSF; the protein is encoded by the exons ATGGTATGGTCTTGGTTCTCTTCTGAGAAGCAGCGGCGCGAAAGTGTAGCTGGAGCTGTGGCAGCAGTTCGGTTTCTGCAAAGAGCTGTGGTAACGACGATGGGATGTTTTTTTGGATGTTTCGGTGTTAAAGATTCTCAACCTCGATTCGTTGCGCCGCCT GAGCCTTTGGTGTCCCGGAATAAGAAATCTCTGTCATCCCTTTTGGTTTCTGATG ACGATTCACTTGGAAAGGAAGAGGGAGGTCTGGATTCACAAAATGAGGAAGTTGATTTCCTGGAGCTCAAGGAACAG GCCAAGTACCTCAAGGCTTGTGGAACAATAGCTGAAACTCCCATCGAAATCCGAAAAGCCTCAGAAAGATGGGTGGATATATCCTCACAAAATGATgaacaaaaatatttgaatttcaattcatGGCTTCCCAATGCTTCTATTGAGAAACTGAATCTAGGGAAGCCACCTGTTGACTCTCCACAACCTGTTAAAATTTGTGAAGAAGGGATAACAGAATCTGTTGAGGATACTCCCACCAG CTGCTTGACTGATGGGCTTACCAGAAGGCAGTCTACCTGCAGTGATCTTCAGAATGTTCTTACATCCAATGATGAACAGCATAACGATTCTGAAGCTTCATTGGTTTCACCAGGGGCCTTAGCTCCAAGTGCACAGTTAAAAAACAAATCTGTTCGTTTTGAATGTGAATCTGATAGGTCTCCATATTCTTCGAAAGGGTCTACATCTGAAAGTGCTAGTCAACACTCAAAAGGATCAGGGTCAGCTGGATATTTTAGTTTGTCCAAGCCATCAATAAATCCAACACCACTGAAACTAATGGATGAAATGCAGACACCTGGAACTGTATTCCCCGGATACTTGGACAATTTGGCTCATGGAAAAACTACCAGGGTCAGGTCTCAGTTTGTGTACCCTGTATCGAACCCAGTCGAGAGTCTCTGCCAGTGGGAGGAATATAAGGATGAACGTTCAGATTCCAATTACCTGATTGGATCGCACAACCTAAATGGTGAAGCAACCCCAGTGTCAGTCTCAATGTTAGACATGTCAATGAAGGATGTTACAGTTGAAAAAGAAATGAACGATGAAGCAAGCTTGGGTTCTTGCTCCAAACCACCCTCATCCAAGCAAGATGACAACAAGACATTATCTGGTTCATTATCAGGTGAAAATGTTTTTTGTCGGAAAGCTTCCGGTGATAGACCTATTCTTGGTATGGTAGCTTCCCATTGGAATGATGATGAAACATCTCGTATTTCACCTAAATGGTGGGATGGGAATGGAATTCCAAATTCAACTAACAAATACAAAGAG GATCAAAAGGTTAGCTGGCATGCAACACCATTCGAAGAGAGACTGGAAAAGGCACTATCTGAAGAAACTTTTATATCAAG GAAGCCCATCAGTGGGACACCAGTACCTGATTTTAGTGACACCGAAGAATCTGATACTGCTCTGTCACATTTGCAATCTTCAACCCATTTCAATTCGGTGGTTTCATTCTGA